One Phalacrocorax aristotelis chromosome Z, bGulAri2.1, whole genome shotgun sequence DNA window includes the following coding sequences:
- the PLK2 gene encoding serine/threonine-protein kinase PLK2: MELLRTIAYPPGGTGGAKGCEAALGRAAAGESRRKKAEDPPHQHPYQHAHLAAEVSRIITDPTTGKRYCRGKVLGKGGFAKCYEMTDLTTNKVYAAKIIPHSRVAKPHQREKIDKEIELHRVLNHRHVVQFYHYFEDRENIYILLEYCSRRSMAHILKARKVLTEPEVRYYLRQIVSGLKYLHEQEILHRDLKLGNFFINENMELKLGDFGLAARLEPLEHRRRTICGTPNYLSPEVLNKQGHSCESDIWALGCVMYTMLLGRPPFETTNLKETYRCIREARYSLPSSLLAPAKHLIASMLSKNPEDRPSLDEIIRHEFFLQGFTPDRLSASCCHTVPDFHLSSPAKNFFKKAAAALFGGKKDKARYFDTHNRLAKEDEEIYKLRHDLKKTSITQQPQKHRTDEEIQPLITTVGKPGALPETKQIGDSIRMIVRGTLGSCSSSSECLEDSTMGSVADTVARVLRGCLENMPEADSIPKEQLTASFQWVTKWVDYSNKYGFGYQLSDHTVGVLFNNGAHMSLLPDKKTVHYYAELGQCSVFSASEAPEQFISQVTVLKYFSHYMEENLMDGGDLPSLTDVRRPRLYLLQWLKSDKALMMLFNDGTFQVNFYHDHTKIIICNQSEEYLLTYINEDRISTTFRLTTLLVSGCSLELKHRMEYALNMLLQRCN; the protein is encoded by the exons ATGGAACTGCTGCGGACCATCGCCTACCCGCCGGGCGGCACCGGCGGCGCCAAGGGCTGCGAGGCGGCGCTGGGCAGGGCGGCCGCTGGCGAGTCGCGGAGGAAGAAGGCGGAggaccccccgcaccagcacccGTACCAGCACGCCCACCTCGCCGCCGAGGTCTCCCGGATTATAACCGACCCCACAACGGGGAAGCGCTACTGTCGCGGGAAGGTGCTTGGAAAG GGTGGATTCGCCAAATGTTATGAGATGACAGATTTGACAACAAATAAAGTTTATGCTGCAAAAATCATTCCTCACAGCAGAGTAGCAAAACCTCATCAAAGGGAAAAG ATTGATAAAGAGATTGAGCTGCACAGAGTGCTTAATCATAGACATGTTGTACAGTTTTACCACTACTTTGAAGACAGAGAGAATATTTACATTCTTCTGGAGTACTGCAGTAGAAGG tcGATGGCTCACATCTTAAAAGCGAGGAAGGTATTGACAGAACCAGAAGTGCGATACTACCTCAGGCAAATTGTGTCAGGCCTAAAGTATCTTCATGAACAGGAAATCTTGCACAGAGATCTTAAACTAG GTAACTTCTTCATTAATGAGAACATGGAGCTAAAACTGGGTGACTTTGGCTTGGCAGCTAGGCTGGAACCACTGGAGCACAGGAGGAG AACAATATGTGGCACACCAAATTACCTCTCTCCAGAAGTTCTCAATAAACAAGGGCACAGCTGTGAATCTGACATCTGGGCCTTAGGCTGTGTAAT GTATACAATGCTGTTGGGAAGACCCCCGTTTGAGACCACAAATCTTAAAGAAACCTACAGATGTATAAGGGAAGCAAGATACAGCCTGCCTTCATCTCTCCTGGCACCTGCAAAACACTTAATAGCTAGCATGTTGTCAAAAAATCCTGAAGATCGGCCCAGTTTAGATGAAATAATTCGGCATGAATTTTTCTTACAG GGCTTTACACCCGATAGACTTTCTGCTAGCTGTTGTCACACCGTTCCTGATTTCCATTTGTCAAGTCCTGCTAAAAATTTCTtcaaaaaagcagctgctgctctcttTGGTGGTAAAAAGGATAAAGCCAGATACTTCGACACACATA aCAGACTAGCTAAAGAAGACGAAGAAATCTACAAGCTCAGGCATGATTTGAAGAAGACATCGATAACCCAGCAGCctcaaaaacacagaacagatgAG GAGATCCAGCCTCTTATCACAACAGTAGGAAAGCCGGGAGCATTACCAGAAACTAAGCAGATTGGAGACTCTATTCGGATGATAGTCAGAGGAACTTTGGGAAGCTGTAGCAGTAGCAGTGAAT GCCTGGAAGACAGTACCATGGGCAGTGTTGCTGATACAGTCGCAAGAGTATTGCGAGGATGTCTGGAGAACATGCCAGAAGCAGACAGCATTCCCAAAGAACAGCTGACAGCATCCTTCCAGTGGGTTACGAAATGGGTGGACTATTCTAACAAGTATGGCTTTGGGTACCAGCTGTCAGATCACACTGTTGGTGTCCTTTTCAACAACGGGGCACATATGAGCCTTCTGCCAGACAAAAA AACAGTCCACTACTATGCTGAGCTaggccagtgctctgtcttCTCAGCCTCAGAGGCTCCTGAACAGTTCATCAGCCAAGTAACTGTACTGAAGTATTTCTCTCACTACATGGAAGAGAACCTCATGGAT GGAGGAGATTTGCCCAGCCTAACAGATGTACGCAGGCCCAGGCTTTACCTCTTACAGTGGCTTAAATCTGATAAAGCATTAATGATGCTCTTCAATGATGGCACGTTCCAA GTGAACTTCTATCACGATCACACGAAAATCATCATTTGCAATCAAAGTGAGGAGTATCTCCTTACCTATATCAATGAAGACAGGATATCCACAACATTTCGTCTGACAACTCTTCTGGTTTCTGGATGCTCGTTGGAACTAAAACACAGAATGGAGTATGCTCTGAACATGCTGCTGCAGCGATGTAACTGA